A single window of Rhodococcus jostii RHA1 DNA harbors:
- a CDS encoding cytochrome P450, with the protein MDRGADRGAARLLATRPGLQARLRQQPALVDAFLDEALRLASEFRGRHRHVLADTTLGGAELPAGSHLLLLWGAANRDPAVFERPDEIVLDRPHIRSHLAFGKGVHFCVASALARMEALAATTALLARTGRFALAADSEPRWVPSLSVRRHSALPLRLEQVTPED; encoded by the coding sequence ATCGACCGCGGGGCTGATCGGGGGGCCGCCCGCCTCCTCGCCACCCGCCCCGGACTTCAGGCCCGGCTCCGGCAACAACCCGCACTCGTCGACGCGTTCCTCGACGAGGCGCTTCGTCTCGCGTCCGAGTTCCGCGGGCGTCACCGGCACGTGCTTGCCGACACCACGCTCGGCGGCGCCGAACTGCCCGCCGGTAGCCACCTGCTCCTGCTGTGGGGTGCGGCCAACCGGGATCCGGCCGTGTTCGAGCGTCCGGACGAGATAGTGCTCGACCGGCCGCACATCCGTTCGCATCTGGCATTCGGCAAGGGCGTTCACTTCTGTGTCGCATCGGCGCTCGCCCGCATGGAAGCGCTCGCCGCGACCACCGCACTGCTCGCGCGCACCGGCCGCTTCGCCCTCGCCGCCGACTCCGAGCCACGTTGGGTCCCCAGCTTGTCCGTGCGGCGCCACAGCGCGCTCCCGCTCCGCCTCGAGCAGGTGACACCCGAAGATTGA
- a CDS encoding TetR/AcrR family transcriptional regulator, producing the protein MTVTTSEAQERARSARKDNDGPRRRELLRAASACFAELGYDRTTVEVITTQAEVSRATFYAYFSSKEEVFHAVAADVCEEFLESQHVEGPASEDLREVLHTTTKAFVEAVYTNGRVLELIRHRARLDPEVGRSWTTVQTRLIRRYTRFIERINATCDVTPCAPPARIAQTLADAQLAGAARLVDATAREQRRYTADLTAISERLIGFA; encoded by the coding sequence GTGACCGTGACCACAAGTGAGGCTCAGGAGCGGGCACGATCGGCGCGGAAAGACAACGACGGTCCCCGCCGCCGCGAACTCCTCCGCGCCGCGAGCGCCTGCTTCGCCGAACTCGGTTACGACCGGACGACCGTCGAGGTGATCACCACTCAGGCCGAAGTGTCGCGGGCAACGTTCTACGCCTACTTCTCGTCGAAGGAGGAGGTGTTCCACGCCGTCGCCGCCGACGTGTGCGAGGAGTTCCTCGAGTCGCAGCACGTGGAAGGACCGGCGAGCGAGGACCTGCGAGAGGTGCTGCACACCACCACGAAAGCGTTCGTGGAAGCCGTGTACACCAACGGACGCGTCCTCGAACTGATCAGGCACCGCGCCCGGCTCGACCCCGAGGTCGGCCGAAGCTGGACCACCGTGCAGACTCGGCTCATCCGCCGCTATACCCGGTTCATCGAGCGCATCAACGCCACCTGCGACGTCACGCCGTGCGCGCCGCCCGCCCGCATCGCGCAGACCCTCGCCGACGCCCAGCTCGCGGGCGCCGCCCGGCTGGTCGACGCGACGGCCCGTGAACAGCGCCGGTACACCGCCGACCTGACCGCCATCTCCGAAAGACTCATCGGCTTCGCCTAG
- a CDS encoding AMP-binding protein translates to MPTSPSSDLTALESALAEIRELQDAAWPPQVPRTVEYPIEGRTVIDYLRHWATERPQTVAIDFYGRAITYAELDELSDRFAGWLLQRGAAAGDRVGVHLTNCPQFHVAMLGILKIGAVHVPINPLFREHELAYELDDAGVEILLTQDSFAAMVDSVLDQTALRHVAITALSDLLPAEPSVAPPFPLTSAPTDWAQIMNSVRAEPIPMNPDALAALNYTGGTTGMPKGCEHTQAHMVYTAATATLAGGRQVGEAPPVVLGFLPIFWIAGEDFGILYPLINGGTVVLLNRWDPDAAATLVDSRGVTSMVGTVDNYVELMDLPGFAERDFSTLDNAMAVSFVLKLDPAIRGRWRDATGHVLREASYGMTETHTADTITLGFQTDDEDLLSEPVFCGLPVPGTDVLIVDDAGAPVPVGQAGQIVVRSPSLLTGYYGKPDATAAALRDGWLQTGDVGKLNGKGALHYLARNKEMIKTNGMSVFPSEVEALLMLHPDIQSAAVVPKPDPGKGQVPFAFVQLLPDREVSGEELQEWAARNMATYKVPTVEVLDALPMTATGKVRKADLFALAEEYK, encoded by the coding sequence ATGCCCACTTCGCCTTCGAGTGACCTCACGGCCCTGGAATCGGCCCTCGCCGAGATACGCGAACTCCAGGACGCCGCGTGGCCACCGCAGGTACCGCGGACAGTCGAGTACCCGATCGAGGGCCGCACCGTGATCGACTACCTGCGACACTGGGCGACGGAACGACCGCAGACCGTCGCGATCGACTTCTACGGTCGTGCCATCACCTACGCCGAACTCGACGAACTGTCCGACCGCTTCGCCGGCTGGCTCCTGCAGCGGGGCGCGGCCGCCGGCGACCGCGTCGGCGTCCATCTCACCAACTGTCCGCAGTTCCATGTGGCGATGCTCGGGATCCTGAAGATCGGCGCCGTCCACGTCCCGATCAATCCGCTGTTCCGGGAGCACGAACTGGCGTACGAACTCGACGACGCCGGCGTGGAGATCCTGCTGACGCAGGATTCGTTCGCGGCCATGGTCGACTCCGTGCTCGACCAGACGGCGTTGCGGCACGTCGCGATCACCGCCCTGTCGGACCTGCTGCCCGCCGAACCCAGCGTCGCACCGCCGTTCCCCCTCACCTCCGCACCCACCGACTGGGCGCAGATCATGAACTCCGTTCGCGCCGAGCCGATTCCGATGAATCCCGACGCGTTGGCGGCACTGAACTACACCGGCGGCACCACCGGGATGCCGAAGGGCTGCGAACACACGCAGGCGCACATGGTCTACACCGCCGCCACCGCGACACTGGCCGGCGGCAGGCAGGTGGGCGAGGCTCCCCCGGTGGTCCTCGGGTTCCTGCCCATCTTCTGGATCGCCGGCGAGGACTTCGGCATCCTGTACCCGCTGATCAACGGCGGCACCGTCGTGCTCCTCAACCGCTGGGACCCGGACGCCGCGGCGACCCTCGTCGACAGTCGTGGGGTGACGTCGATGGTCGGGACGGTCGACAACTATGTCGAACTGATGGATCTGCCCGGCTTCGCCGAACGAGACTTCTCCACGCTGGACAACGCGATGGCCGTGTCGTTCGTGCTGAAGCTCGACCCCGCGATTCGCGGCCGCTGGCGCGACGCCACCGGCCACGTGCTACGGGAAGCCAGTTACGGGATGACGGAGACGCACACCGCCGACACCATCACGCTCGGCTTCCAGACCGACGACGAAGACCTGCTCAGCGAACCCGTGTTCTGCGGACTTCCGGTTCCGGGCACCGACGTGCTGATCGTCGACGATGCCGGGGCGCCCGTGCCGGTGGGGCAAGCCGGACAGATCGTCGTGCGCAGTCCGTCGCTGCTCACCGGTTACTACGGCAAACCTGACGCCACCGCTGCCGCGCTCCGCGACGGATGGCTCCAGACCGGCGACGTCGGCAAGCTGAACGGCAAAGGCGCACTGCACTATCTGGCGCGCAACAAGGAGATGATCAAGACCAACGGAATGAGCGTGTTCCCCTCCGAGGTCGAGGCACTGCTCATGCTGCACCCCGACATCCAGTCGGCCGCGGTGGTGCCGAAGCCCGATCCGGGCAAAGGCCAGGTGCCGTTCGCGTTCGTTCAGCTCCTGCCCGACCGTGAGGTCTCGGGCGAGGAACTGCAGGAGTGGGCCGCCCGGAACATGGCCACCTATAAGGTGCCCACCGTCGAGGTGCTCGACGCCCTACCCATGACGGCGACCGGGAAGGTCCGCAAGGCCGACCTGTTCGCCCTGGCCGAGGAGTACAAGTGA
- a CDS encoding acetyl-CoA carboxylase family protein: MTLLVANRGEIALRIIRTAEEMSVDTVAVYAEDDADSPHVRAATEAVALRGSGPSAYLDPRAILGAAAEFGATAVHPGYGFLSENAAFARACAEAGLTFVGPSPDVLDIFGDKSSAREAAVAAKVPVLTATTGPTDLDGVRAFFAEHPGGIMIKALAGGGGRGIRAVRSADRVEEEYRLCASEAQLGFGNPALFAEALLDGARHIEVQVVAAPQAGVTRALAVGDRDCSVQRRHQKLVEIAPAQGLDPGLRSELHEAAARLCASVGYRGLATVEFLVFRDGFVFLEVNPRIQVEHTVTEEVTGVDLVAVQIDVARGADYGDLSLPDGVSAVGLDTSGTPAAARGIAVQARVNMETMRPDGQAVPAAGTLSVFSPPTGPGVRVDTYGRPGLSPSPRYDSLLAKVIVHSRGPSFSAAVRKADAALAEFVVEGVPTNIGFLRAILADPGFADGVVGTDHLAERMSALVDAAHVHQPAEVASETLELRAGEDVLRAHMAGTVVEAAGEGATVESGAQLVVLEAMKMQHVIAAPAGAVVQRNLVSPGQNVNAGDPLVVIRRTGSEAGDVADSATDLDRERADLAEIRQRHEVTLDAARPAAIAKRTKLGRRSARANIDDLVDPGSFVEYGPLVLAAQRSRRSEQDLIENTPADGLVAGLATVNGDVFGSRDAQAVVLSYDYTVLAGTQGMRNHAKTDRVIELAGRKQVPVVLFAEGGGGRPGDTDAGPAAGLDLNTFRSLAALNGKVPLVSVVSGRCFAGNAALAGVCDVLIATPDANIGMGGPAMVEGGGLGVYRPEDIGPVDVQRRNGVIDLLARDEAHAVELAKKYLSYFQGALPEWEAPDERLARHVVPENRLRAYDVRSAVEAIADVGSVLELRRDHGVGIVTALIRVEGAPYGLVANSSHHLGGAIDAVAADKMARFLELCESFGLPVVSLCDTPGFMVGPDSEKEATVRRFGKLFVAGARMTVPYGTIILRKGYGLGAMAMAGGSFHASEFTVAWPTGEIGAMGLEGAVRLGFRKELEAIDDPAERNTAFAQLVDAAYQHGKALNAATIFELDDVIDPADSRAWIVRLRRP, encoded by the coding sequence GTGACCCTGCTGGTCGCCAATCGTGGCGAGATCGCGCTCCGCATCATCCGCACCGCCGAGGAGATGTCGGTCGACACCGTCGCCGTCTACGCGGAGGACGATGCGGACAGTCCCCACGTGCGCGCGGCAACCGAAGCGGTCGCGCTCCGCGGTTCCGGCCCGTCCGCGTATCTGGACCCCCGGGCCATTCTCGGCGCGGCCGCCGAGTTCGGTGCCACGGCAGTGCACCCCGGCTACGGATTCCTCAGCGAGAACGCCGCTTTCGCACGCGCCTGCGCCGAGGCCGGACTGACCTTCGTGGGCCCGAGCCCCGACGTGCTCGACATCTTCGGCGACAAGTCGTCGGCACGTGAGGCCGCGGTGGCCGCGAAGGTGCCGGTGCTCACCGCGACCACCGGTCCCACCGACTTGGACGGCGTCCGCGCGTTCTTCGCGGAACACCCGGGCGGCATCATGATCAAGGCGCTCGCGGGCGGCGGTGGTCGCGGCATCCGTGCCGTCCGCAGCGCGGACCGGGTCGAGGAGGAGTACCGGCTGTGCGCGTCCGAGGCGCAACTCGGATTCGGCAACCCCGCACTGTTCGCCGAGGCACTCCTCGACGGCGCCCGGCACATCGAGGTGCAGGTCGTGGCGGCACCGCAGGCGGGTGTGACGCGGGCCCTGGCCGTCGGTGACCGCGACTGCAGCGTGCAGCGCCGCCACCAGAAACTCGTCGAGATCGCCCCCGCGCAGGGGCTCGACCCGGGACTGCGCAGCGAACTGCACGAGGCCGCGGCTCGGCTGTGCGCCAGTGTCGGGTACCGGGGACTCGCCACCGTCGAATTCCTGGTGTTCCGGGACGGCTTCGTGTTCCTGGAGGTCAATCCCCGAATCCAGGTGGAGCACACGGTCACCGAGGAGGTGACGGGGGTCGACCTCGTCGCCGTGCAAATCGACGTCGCCCGGGGTGCGGACTACGGGGACCTGTCGCTTCCCGACGGCGTCAGCGCCGTGGGGCTCGACACGTCGGGCACCCCCGCCGCCGCGCGTGGAATCGCCGTCCAGGCCCGCGTCAACATGGAAACGATGCGCCCCGACGGTCAGGCCGTTCCCGCCGCGGGCACCCTGTCCGTCTTCTCGCCGCCGACGGGACCGGGTGTGCGCGTCGACACCTACGGCCGGCCCGGACTGTCGCCGAGCCCGCGGTACGACTCGCTGCTCGCGAAGGTGATCGTGCATTCGCGGGGCCCGTCGTTCTCGGCCGCAGTGCGCAAGGCGGATGCGGCGCTCGCCGAGTTCGTCGTCGAGGGCGTCCCCACCAATATCGGCTTCCTCCGGGCGATTCTGGCGGATCCCGGCTTCGCCGACGGCGTCGTCGGCACCGACCATCTCGCCGAGCGGATGAGCGCGCTCGTCGACGCCGCGCACGTGCACCAGCCGGCGGAGGTGGCGTCGGAAACACTCGAGTTGCGGGCGGGTGAGGACGTGCTGCGCGCCCACATGGCCGGGACCGTCGTGGAGGCTGCCGGAGAAGGTGCGACCGTGGAGTCGGGTGCTCAGCTCGTGGTGCTCGAAGCCATGAAGATGCAGCACGTGATCGCCGCGCCCGCCGGTGCGGTGGTCCAGCGGAATCTGGTGTCGCCCGGGCAGAACGTCAACGCCGGCGACCCGTTGGTCGTGATCCGCCGCACGGGATCGGAGGCCGGCGACGTCGCCGACAGCGCAACCGATCTGGATCGTGAGCGCGCAGACCTGGCGGAGATCCGGCAGCGACACGAGGTGACCCTCGACGCCGCCCGGCCCGCCGCGATCGCGAAGCGCACGAAGCTCGGGCGGCGCAGCGCACGGGCCAACATCGACGATCTGGTCGATCCCGGCAGCTTCGTCGAATACGGACCTCTCGTCCTGGCCGCGCAGCGCAGCCGCCGCTCCGAGCAGGACCTGATCGAGAACACCCCCGCCGACGGGCTCGTCGCCGGGCTCGCCACCGTCAACGGCGACGTATTCGGTTCGCGCGACGCGCAGGCGGTGGTGCTGTCGTACGACTACACGGTGCTCGCCGGAACCCAGGGCATGCGCAACCACGCGAAGACCGACCGGGTGATCGAACTCGCCGGCCGCAAGCAGGTCCCGGTGGTCCTGTTCGCCGAGGGCGGCGGCGGACGGCCGGGTGACACCGACGCCGGCCCGGCAGCAGGACTGGACCTGAACACCTTCCGGTCGCTGGCGGCGCTGAACGGGAAGGTCCCGCTGGTGTCGGTCGTCTCCGGGCGCTGCTTCGCGGGCAACGCCGCCCTCGCCGGAGTCTGCGACGTCCTCATCGCCACCCCCGACGCGAACATCGGCATGGGCGGCCCGGCGATGGTGGAGGGCGGCGGACTCGGGGTGTACCGGCCGGAGGACATCGGACCCGTCGACGTGCAGCGGCGAAACGGCGTCATCGATCTGCTCGCCAGGGACGAGGCGCACGCCGTCGAACTGGCGAAGAAGTACTTGTCGTACTTCCAGGGCGCGCTGCCCGAGTGGGAGGCCCCCGACGAGCGGCTCGCACGCCACGTCGTCCCGGAGAACCGGTTGCGCGCCTACGACGTTCGCAGTGCCGTGGAAGCCATCGCCGACGTCGGCTCTGTCCTCGAACTACGCCGCGACCACGGCGTCGGCATCGTCACCGCGCTGATCCGGGTGGAGGGGGCGCCGTACGGGCTGGTCGCGAACAGCAGCCACCACCTCGGCGGCGCGATCGACGCGGTCGCGGCGGACAAGATGGCCCGCTTCCTGGAGCTGTGCGAATCGTTCGGCCTGCCCGTCGTCTCGCTGTGCGACACACCGGGATTCATGGTCGGCCCCGACTCGGAGAAGGAGGCCACGGTTCGCCGGTTCGGCAAGCTGTTCGTCGCGGGCGCGCGGATGACCGTGCCGTACGGGACGATCATCCTGCGCAAGGGGTACGGCCTCGGCGCGATGGCCATGGCGGGCGGTTCCTTCCACGCGTCCGAGTTCACGGTCGCGTGGCCGACCGGAGAGATCGGGGCCATGGGACTGGAAGGCGCGGTGCGGCTCGGATTCCGGAAGGAACTCGAGGCCATCGACGACCCCGCCGAGCGCAACACCGCGTTCGCACAACTCGTCGACGCCGCCTACCAGCACGGGAAGGCCCTGAACGCGGCGACGATCTTCGAACTCGACGACGTCATCGACCCGGCCGACTCCCGTGCCTGGATCGTGCGCCTCCGGCGCCCGTGA